Proteins encoded within one genomic window of Candidatus Zixiibacteriota bacterium:
- a CDS encoding aryl-sulfate sulfotransferase: MRLPESRDIVSLIVSIFIFSLGTTLLRAEQTVGLFEYDTSSSDGYTLIASQNSSCVYLIDEFGRVVHSWDDTTYSFLAFPYLSPTGDLVRKVTAGGEISAHLVKYDWDGNKIWDWMCTDTSFSQHHDIQPLPNGNVLMNVRQNFSQDDFIALGGDISTFGGELLLAEGIIEVMPTGPTTGIIVWEWSIMDHLIQDFDPTKPNYGVVEDHPELLDLNFGMKYDSWLHANGVNYNTRFDQIAISLRLANEFWVIDHSTNTIQASGHTGGTRGMGGDILYRWGNPQSYRAGDSTDQQLSYQHNAHWAAEGYPGAGNILVFNNGNLWDYSSVVEIELPVDEFGDYPLPPPGIAHEPSSPIWSFTADPPESFFAPVRSGCQRLINGNTIMVNGPDGLIREVNPAGEVVWLYQNPDGRTGPTVQGEDPIATLMFLVHRYPLDYPAFDGRTLLPGATIEIYPITLSGTTVFPPEPHESDTQVVIRSTITSDSGLAGTTAMVDFGTGYQAFPMFDDGLHMDGSANDS; the protein is encoded by the coding sequence ATGAGACTTCCTGAGAGTCGCGACATTGTGTCACTTATCGTTTCCATTTTTATATTCAGCCTGGGCACCACGCTTCTGCGGGCCGAGCAAACGGTTGGCTTGTTTGAGTATGACACGTCATCGTCAGATGGTTATACTTTGATTGCATCCCAAAATTCATCTTGCGTTTATCTGATTGATGAATTCGGACGGGTGGTACATTCGTGGGACGATACCACATATTCGTTTTTGGCTTTTCCATATCTTTCGCCTACTGGCGATCTGGTTCGTAAGGTTACCGCAGGTGGAGAGATTTCAGCTCACCTAGTGAAGTATGATTGGGACGGGAACAAGATATGGGATTGGATGTGTACTGATACTTCCTTTAGCCAGCATCACGATATTCAGCCGTTACCCAATGGAAATGTACTTATGAATGTGCGGCAGAATTTCTCCCAGGACGACTTCATAGCCTTAGGAGGAGATATCTCCACGTTTGGTGGCGAGCTTCTTCTAGCTGAGGGGATTATTGAAGTCATGCCAACCGGTCCGACCACGGGAATTATCGTATGGGAGTGGTCGATAATGGACCATCTTATTCAGGACTTCGATCCCACCAAACCCAATTACGGTGTTGTTGAGGATCATCCCGAACTGCTGGATCTTAACTTTGGCATGAAATATGACTCCTGGCTTCATGCAAATGGTGTCAACTACAACACCAGATTTGATCAGATTGCCATCAGTCTGCGATTAGCAAATGAGTTTTGGGTTATAGATCACAGCACAAACACAATCCAGGCTTCCGGACATACCGGCGGTACCCGGGGTATGGGTGGGGATATTCTATATCGCTGGGGTAACCCTCAATCTTATCGGGCCGGCGACTCAACCGATCAACAACTCTCCTATCAACACAATGCCCATTGGGCAGCCGAGGGATATCCGGGTGCAGGGAATATACTAGTTTTTAACAATGGGAATCTGTGGGATTACTCCTCGGTAGTCGAAATTGAACTGCCGGTTGATGAGTTTGGAGACTATCCCCTTCCTCCACCCGGTATAGCTCATGAACCCTCTTCACCAATATGGTCATTCACAGCCGACCCACCGGAGTCATTCTTTGCTCCGGTTCGATCAGGATGCCAGCGTCTGATCAACGGCAATACCATTATGGTCAATGGTCCCGACGGCTTGATTCGTGAGGTTAATCCTGCCGGAGAGGTCGTCTGGTTGTATCAGAATCCTGATGGCAGAACCGGCCCGACAGTCCAGGGAGAAGATCCCATTGCGACCTTGATGTTTCTTGTTCATAGATACCCGCTTGACTATCCGGCTTTTGATGGTAGAACTCTTCTGCCAGGAGCAACCATTGAAATATATCCGATAACGTTGAGTGGAACCACTGTCTTTCCTCCTGAACCCCATGAGTCTGATACACAAGTCGTTATCCGCTCTACGATTACATCTGATTCCGGTCTGGCAGGAACTACGGCTATGGTAGATTTCGGAACCGGTTACCAGGCGTTTCCAATGTTCGATGATGGCCTGCACATGGATGGAAGCGCAAATGACTCTC
- a CDS encoding VCBS repeat-containing protein, with translation MTTRACTLLTLLLILALTGSVLSADPLFDPAVNYDVGTGPRAVFSADFNGDGYKDLAVANRASGDVSVLLNNSIGIFSPAVHYETGAFPSGVISVDFDGDSDNDLAVTNANSNNVSVLLNNSDGTFAPAANYQAGGKPRALFSADLDGDTDFDIAVTNRQSDNVSILLNNGDGTFAPRVNYAAGDGAWSVFAADLDGDNDNDLAVANKVEHDVAILLNAGDGTFALSSIYSVGTEPWSVFSADFDGDNDNDLAVANLRSDDVSILLNNGDGSFAASIEYGAGDEPSSVSSADFDGDNDNDLAIANGNSSNVSVLLNNGDGTFAAALDFGAGDGPKAIFAADLDGDLDNDLAVANSQSGDVSILFNQTRWGTIPATAPEPDTMYRFFSKTIDPLELILHLGNFDSGYIVSDVNTASLSINGAVTPVSVAVNPSHPDFDAEVLEVVFHAKKFIEGYGILFDISALPYTVTGEYLDSSPFTAIGRFVFVGHISGDVNADDEGPNIADLTYLTKYLFIGGPPPPVIEAANVDGANGLTVADLTYMVDFLFRGGPPPNCQPQG, from the coding sequence ATGACTACAAGAGCCTGTACCTTGCTAACCCTTCTACTCATTCTGGCTTTGACCGGCTCCGTTTTGTCTGCTGATCCTCTCTTTGACCCTGCAGTCAATTACGATGTCGGAACCGGCCCGAGAGCGGTGTTTTCAGCTGACTTCAACGGAGATGGTTATAAGGACCTCGCAGTGGCCAATCGCGCTTCCGGCGACGTCTCTGTCCTGCTCAATAACAGCATTGGGATCTTCTCTCCAGCCGTCCATTATGAGACCGGTGCTTTTCCCTCTGGTGTTATTTCTGTCGACTTTGACGGAGACAGTGACAATGATCTGGCGGTCACCAATGCCAATTCGAACAACGTCTCTGTTCTGTTGAATAATAGTGACGGGACATTTGCGCCGGCGGCCAATTATCAAGCCGGAGGAAAACCTCGAGCCCTGTTCTCCGCCGACCTTGATGGGGATACCGACTTCGATATTGCCGTCACTAATCGACAATCCGATAACGTTTCTATTCTGCTTAACAATGGCGATGGGACCTTTGCTCCCAGAGTTAACTATGCTGCCGGCGATGGTGCCTGGTCAGTATTCGCTGCTGACCTCGACGGTGACAACGACAACGATCTGGCAGTGGCAAATAAGGTTGAACACGATGTCGCTATCCTTTTGAACGCTGGTGATGGGACCTTTGCCCTTTCGAGCATCTACAGTGTTGGGACTGAACCCTGGTCCGTTTTCTCAGCCGATTTTGACGGTGACAATGATAATGATCTGGCTGTGGCGAATCTGAGATCTGATGACGTCTCTATCCTGTTGAACAATGGTGACGGGTCCTTTGCAGCATCAATCGAGTATGGAGCCGGAGATGAGCCCAGCTCCGTATCATCGGCTGATTTTGATGGTGATAACGACAACGACTTGGCGATTGCGAATGGAAATTCCAGTAACGTATCGGTACTACTGAACAACGGTGACGGGACTTTTGCAGCAGCACTCGATTTTGGGGCAGGTGATGGTCCTAAAGCAATTTTCGCAGCCGACCTTGATGGAGACTTGGACAACGACCTGGCCGTAGCCAATTCGCAATCCGGAGACGTATCGATCCTGTTCAATCAAACCAGGTGGGGGACCATACCGGCCACCGCGCCTGAACCTGATACGATGTATCGCTTCTTTTCAAAGACCATAGATCCTCTTGAGCTAATACTACACTTGGGCAATTTTGATTCCGGCTACATTGTCTCTGACGTCAATACCGCATCGCTCTCGATCAATGGCGCTGTTACCCCGGTATCAGTCGCAGTGAACCCATCTCATCCCGATTTCGATGCTGAGGTTCTCGAAGTTGTTTTCCATGCCAAGAAATTCATTGAAGGTTACGGAATTCTTTTTGACATCAGTGCTCTGCCTTACACCGTAACCGGTGAGTACTTGGACAGCTCCCCGTTTACGGCAATTGGCAGGTTCGTTTTTGTAGGGCACATATCCGGAGACGTAAACGCTGATGACGAAGGTCCCAATATCGCCGATTTGACGTACCTCACAAAATACCTCTTTATAGGCGGTCCGCCACCGCCGGTAATCGAGGCGGCCAACGTTGATGGCGCCAACGGATTGACGGTCGCAGACCTGACTTACATGGTGGACTTTCTGTTTAGAGGTGGCCCGCCGCCAAATTGCCAACCCCAGGGGTAG
- a CDS encoding integrase core domain-containing protein, whose translation MTDNGHEFQARFHWHLADLGIRHDYIRPRTPRLNGIIVRSHLTDKQEFYQLLTYTDDVDLKQKLKVWEDFYNFSRSHGSLKGKTPHEVLKEKLSAGQPVSSEVTYHTLDM comes from the coding sequence GTGACAGATAATGGCCACGAATTCCAGGCCCGGTTCCATTGGCACTTAGCCGACTTGGGGATACGTCATGATTACATCAGGCCACGAACACCACGTCTCAACGGCATAATCGTACGATCCCATCTGACTGATAAGCAAGAATTCTATCAGCTACTCACCTACACTGACGACGTTGATTTGAAGCAAAAACTCAAGGTCTGGGAAGACTTCTACAACTTCAGCCGATCACACGGTTCGTTGAAAGGGAAAACACCGCATGAGGTGCTCAAAGAAAAACTATCAGCTGGACAACCAGTATCGTCCGAGGTGACGTATCACACACTTGACATGTGA
- a CDS encoding thiamine diphosphokinase encodes MKGFTLFLNGVYRQQDMSFYRQFCNSKCTVAVDGGYSFFRKASLFPDILIGDFDSLKRFPRDLPETTTVIRHPSRKDKTDLHLAIDYCVEIGARTIDIVQPSVGEIDHLLANTHCVSYGVFDSGSRKAPLIRIISPMHEIRPVVDGAVTFTDKVGDTVSVLALSEKVVLSITGTEYRGRGISLKLGETRGLRNRITSRRARFQVQGRALIVRLFSRRWDLMN; translated from the coding sequence ATGAAGGGTTTCACGCTTTTCCTGAATGGTGTCTACCGTCAACAAGATATGTCTTTCTACCGGCAATTCTGCAATTCCAAATGCACTGTGGCTGTCGATGGCGGCTACAGCTTTTTTCGCAAGGCCAGTTTGTTTCCTGATATTCTAATCGGTGATTTTGATTCCCTGAAACGATTTCCACGTGATCTTCCTGAAACAACGACGGTTATACGTCATCCGTCACGGAAGGACAAAACCGACCTGCATCTTGCCATCGACTATTGTGTTGAGATAGGCGCTCGCACCATCGACATTGTGCAACCAAGCGTCGGAGAGATCGACCACCTCCTCGCCAACACGCACTGCGTGTCTTATGGAGTTTTCGACTCTGGGAGCCGGAAGGCACCACTCATTCGAATCATCAGTCCCATGCACGAGATCAGACCGGTTGTTGATGGCGCTGTAACATTCACGGATAAAGTGGGGGATACAGTGTCAGTATTAGCGTTGTCGGAAAAGGTCGTTCTGAGTATTACCGGAACCGAGTATCGGGGGCGGGGTATCAGTCTGAAGTTGGGGGAGACGCGCGGTTTACGCAATCGAATCACTTCTCGGCGAGCGAGGTTTCAAGTGCAGGGCAGGGCGTTGATTGTGCGCCTTTTTAGTCGCCGTTGGGATTTGATGAACTAA
- a CDS encoding glucokinase, translating to MLAGYVTSKSTRLATVTRPKGEIHLNNQVDLNNTANDFESLVRRYLRNQDRQSGPACFAVSGPIYDNSSPGRYLPWPIDGQEIADRLPFSQVRLVNEHIAAAQGLFELKPDRFYTLNEGNPIPNANKGLVTINNSLDETMIVYDGERYSTFVTESPHAGFAPGNQLETELWQYLYAEHSRVEVGDIVSRRGLNRIFRFVSDSGHLELPNWFQEGSVRTGKIVELALAGENETAEETLDIFIDCLASEAADLALRGMTLGGIYLSGSIVSEIVTVLDKGFFMERFTRRGEMEERLLDIPVHVVLEQRTPLIGAACIALGLQPQ from the coding sequence ATGTTAGCGGGATACGTCACAAGTAAGTCTACGCGTCTTGCTACTGTAACTCGTCCCAAGGGGGAGATACACCTCAACAATCAAGTTGATCTGAATAATACCGCCAACGATTTTGAGTCGCTGGTGCGACGCTATTTACGTAATCAGGATCGACAGTCGGGGCCTGCCTGTTTTGCCGTATCCGGTCCGATCTACGATAACTCATCCCCCGGGCGATATCTTCCCTGGCCCATCGATGGGCAGGAGATTGCTGATCGTTTGCCGTTTTCGCAAGTGCGGTTGGTCAATGAGCATATCGCTGCCGCCCAGGGTTTGTTCGAACTGAAACCAGATCGTTTTTATACCCTCAATGAGGGGAATCCGATTCCGAATGCCAACAAGGGATTGGTGACGATAAATAATTCGCTCGACGAGACCATGATCGTTTATGATGGTGAGCGGTACAGCACTTTTGTAACCGAATCTCCCCACGCCGGGTTTGCTCCTGGCAACCAGCTTGAAACCGAACTATGGCAGTATCTGTATGCTGAGCATTCACGGGTCGAGGTAGGGGACATTGTGAGCCGACGAGGCTTGAACCGCATTTTTCGCTTCGTATCTGATTCCGGTCATCTGGAATTACCGAACTGGTTTCAGGAAGGCTCAGTCCGTACGGGCAAGATCGTTGAATTGGCTCTGGCTGGAGAAAATGAAACGGCCGAGGAAACACTCGACATTTTCATAGACTGCCTGGCTTCTGAAGCAGCCGATCTTGCTCTGCGCGGAATGACACTGGGCGGGATCTATCTCAGTGGCAGCATCGTATCCGAGATTGTCACAGTTCTGGACAAGGGTTTTTTCATGGAGCGCTTCACGCGGCGCGGCGAAATGGAAGAACGTTTGCTCGACATACCAGTGCATGTTGTTCTTGAGCAAAGAACACCTCTCATCGGTGCCGCCTGTATCGCGCTGGGACTACAACCGCAATGA
- a CDS encoding transketolase, translating into MTFDPWRGFSNSALTGEWRDKLTEMARVSRGHILKMTSVAASGHPGGSMSSVDVFLMLYNMARVDPRNPRRDDRDRIIISHGHTSPAVYSSLAAAGFFDIVPCLHGFRQAGSPFEGHVEQTVPGVEWDTGNLGQGLSVGIGKALYARLSGQSFHTYVAMGDGEQQKGQISEARRLAAKYSLTNLTAIVDYNRLQISGRLRDVMPQDIVRDWKSDGWHVIEIDGHDFDQIYGALYRASQDSETPFMILARTMMGKGVSFMENKEGYHGAPVKREMLGDALAQLGSDDSDFKALITRRADGPPPMFKREETPFPVVDPGTPLQYGTDDSSDNRSAWGKALLSVAGANMDKSDFVMSVFDCDLAGSVKTAAFAEKYPSNFIQCGISEHNVATTVGSLGAEKALAVWADFAMFTVAETYNQARLNDINRAHVKLGCTHAGVQVGEDGKTHQSIDYFGLFNSTFGWKVITPADPNQTDKVTRYVLSTPGSFAIIMGRSKVPIITDEDGRPFFGEDYTYNYGRMDTLRSGEKVALIAAGNMATVAIEAWNKLNEKDIRVALVNVSDWSDLHADDIQMLARYDHLVTLEDHNVKTGLGTALGVALMESGARCTLTRLGVTEYASSGKPADLFKMLGLDADSVADRIRQIIGKPVRV; encoded by the coding sequence ATGACTTTCGATCCCTGGCGAGGTTTTTCCAACAGCGCTCTTACCGGTGAATGGCGTGACAAGCTGACTGAGATGGCCCGAGTATCCCGTGGCCACATCCTGAAAATGACATCTGTTGCCGCCTCCGGACATCCCGGTGGTTCTATGTCGTCGGTTGACGTGTTCCTGATGCTGTACAATATGGCCCGGGTGGATCCCAGGAATCCGCGTCGAGATGATCGCGACCGCATCATTATTTCCCACGGTCACACTTCACCAGCCGTGTATTCTTCGCTGGCGGCGGCTGGTTTTTTTGACATCGTACCCTGCTTGCACGGTTTCCGCCAGGCTGGTTCTCCCTTCGAGGGACACGTCGAGCAGACAGTCCCTGGAGTCGAATGGGATACCGGTAATCTTGGTCAAGGCCTTTCAGTTGGTATTGGCAAGGCGCTCTATGCGCGATTGTCCGGACAGAGTTTTCACACCTATGTTGCCATGGGGGATGGTGAGCAGCAGAAGGGGCAGATATCGGAAGCGCGACGTCTGGCCGCAAAGTATAGCCTGACCAACCTTACCGCCATCGTTGATTACAACCGTCTTCAAATATCCGGCCGCCTTCGTGATGTCATGCCCCAGGATATAGTCCGTGATTGGAAGTCGGACGGTTGGCATGTAATTGAAATTGACGGCCATGACTTCGATCAGATTTATGGTGCTCTATATCGGGCGTCGCAGGATTCGGAAACGCCGTTCATGATTCTTGCCCGAACGATGATGGGCAAGGGTGTGTCATTCATGGAGAATAAAGAAGGCTACCACGGTGCGCCAGTAAAACGCGAGATGCTTGGTGATGCCCTTGCTCAGCTCGGCTCGGATGACAGTGATTTCAAAGCGCTTATCACGCGTCGTGCTGATGGTCCTCCACCCATGTTCAAGCGTGAGGAAACACCGTTTCCAGTTGTTGATCCGGGTACACCACTCCAATATGGAACCGACGATTCGTCAGATAACCGATCTGCATGGGGCAAGGCGTTGTTGTCGGTGGCTGGTGCCAATATGGATAAGAGCGATTTTGTGATGAGTGTCTTCGATTGCGATCTAGCCGGGTCGGTTAAGACAGCGGCGTTTGCAGAAAAGTACCCAAGTAATTTCATCCAGTGTGGCATCTCGGAACATAATGTGGCCACTACAGTTGGATCATTGGGGGCAGAGAAGGCACTGGCAGTGTGGGCCGATTTCGCCATGTTCACCGTTGCCGAAACTTATAATCAAGCCCGTCTTAACGATATCAATCGTGCCCATGTCAAACTTGGGTGTACCCATGCCGGTGTTCAGGTTGGCGAGGACGGAAAGACACACCAGAGTATCGACTACTTTGGTTTGTTCAACTCGACCTTTGGATGGAAAGTCATCACGCCCGCCGATCCTAACCAAACTGACAAAGTTACGCGGTATGTGTTGAGCACTCCCGGCAGTTTCGCAATTATTATGGGTAGGTCTAAGGTGCCGATTATCACCGACGAGGATGGCCGACCGTTCTTTGGCGAGGACTATACTTACAACTATGGTCGTATGGATACTCTGCGCTCGGGCGAGAAGGTCGCATTGATAGCGGCTGGTAATATGGCTACGGTTGCCATTGAAGCCTGGAATAAACTCAACGAGAAAGATATCCGGGTGGCTTTGGTGAATGTATCCGATTGGTCAGATTTGCATGCTGATGACATTCAGATGCTGGCCCGGTATGATCATCTGGTAACGCTTGAAGATCACAACGTCAAGACCGGCTTGGGAACGGCGTTGGGTGTAGCGTTGATGGAATCCGGTGCACGATGCACACTTACTCGACTCGGAGTTACAGAATACGCTTCGTCAGGCAAACCAGCCGATTTGTTCAAAATGTTGGGTCTTGATGCCGACAGCGTGGCCGACCGCATCAGACAAATCATAGGCAAACCGGTACGTGTGTAG
- the rpe gene encoding ribulose-phosphate 3-epimerase, with translation MARLAPSVLGADFSRLGEEIRKSDKAGIDMFHLDIMDGHFVPNISFGPGVVKTIDKLSDTFLDVHLMLSEPEKYFEAFIRAGADGITFHYEARPEPLPLVNQIRNFGCQVGLSINPDTDVEKVLPFLEEVDLLLIMSVYPGFGGQKFIPSALNAVHIAREFIESHHLKTAIQVDGGVDAGNAESVVRAGADILVMGTAFFGCADKTTLTRNISAL, from the coding sequence ATGGCAAGACTTGCTCCTTCTGTACTGGGCGCTGATTTCTCACGATTGGGTGAGGAAATCCGTAAGTCGGACAAGGCCGGAATCGACATGTTTCATCTTGATATTATGGATGGTCATTTCGTTCCTAATATTTCGTTTGGTCCGGGCGTCGTAAAAACTATTGACAAGCTCTCAGATACTTTTCTGGATGTACACTTGATGCTCTCGGAGCCGGAGAAGTACTTCGAGGCGTTCATCCGTGCGGGGGCCGACGGCATTACCTTTCACTATGAGGCTCGGCCCGAACCGTTACCGCTCGTGAATCAGATTAGGAACTTCGGCTGTCAGGTGGGTTTGTCAATCAATCCTGACACAGATGTAGAAAAAGTGTTACCGTTTCTGGAAGAAGTTGACCTCTTGCTGATTATGTCAGTCTATCCCGGTTTTGGGGGGCAGAAATTCATTCCTTCCGCGCTCAACGCCGTACATATCGCGCGCGAGTTCATAGAGAGTCATCATCTCAAAACAGCTATTCAGGTCGATGGCGGTGTGGACGCAGGCAATGCTGAGTCGGTGGTGAGAGCCGGAGCCGATATTCTTGTGATGGGCACTGCTTTTTTTGGTTGTGCGGATAAGACGACACTAACACGGAACATAAGCGCACTATAA
- the rodA gene encoding rod shape-determining protein RodA, with product MLKYSDLDWKLISSALALSLIGVLMIMSAQYHADSEFAQHYYQRQLIWLAIAIVVFAVVVHLPLRLFDVTAYLLYGVMLAALVAVLFVGSTRMGASRWFSFGPINLAPSDLAKLTLVFALARFFAYTKLGAASKRRLALSFMLTVVPMALILKQPDLGTSLVFPVILLALWFWSGLSLLHLFLIISPLVSLLAASHWLAWAVYFVVLLSILFLLRPGMLFGVSAVVTNLASGIVTPFLWNRLAEYQKLRILSFLDPGLDPRGAGYQIIQSKIAIGSGGVLGKGLLEGSQTRLDFLPERHTDFVFSVIGEELGLWGAMIVITLFTYLLYRAIRIAARCRSRFASYVVFGASSIFLLQLLVNVGMTLGVMPVTGLALPFISYGGTSLVLSWTIVALIVSADYHWQEY from the coding sequence ATGTTGAAATACAGTGATCTTGATTGGAAGCTTATCAGCTCAGCGTTGGCTCTGTCGCTTATTGGTGTGCTCATGATTATGTCTGCTCAATACCATGCCGATTCGGAATTTGCTCAGCACTATTACCAGCGTCAGTTGATTTGGTTGGCGATAGCCATAGTCGTATTTGCTGTCGTAGTACATCTCCCTCTGCGTCTATTTGATGTGACCGCCTACCTGTTGTACGGAGTAATGTTAGCGGCTCTGGTGGCGGTCCTGTTTGTTGGTTCGACGCGTATGGGTGCTTCACGTTGGTTTTCGTTCGGCCCGATTAATCTGGCGCCATCGGACCTAGCCAAGCTCACTCTTGTTTTCGCACTTGCACGTTTTTTTGCTTATACAAAACTGGGGGCTGCTTCCAAACGAAGACTGGCATTATCGTTTATGCTCACGGTTGTTCCCATGGCTCTGATTCTGAAACAACCCGATCTAGGCACTTCGCTGGTCTTTCCAGTGATTCTCCTGGCTTTATGGTTTTGGTCTGGGTTGTCACTATTGCACCTGTTCCTGATTATCTCGCCGTTGGTTTCGTTGCTGGCGGCCAGTCATTGGCTGGCCTGGGCTGTGTATTTCGTGGTGTTATTGAGTATCTTGTTTCTGCTCCGTCCCGGTATGTTGTTTGGCGTCTCCGCGGTTGTAACGAACCTTGCTTCTGGAATTGTGACACCATTTTTGTGGAATCGATTGGCTGAATATCAGAAACTTCGCATCCTGTCTTTTCTTGACCCGGGACTTGATCCGCGCGGGGCCGGGTATCAGATCATTCAATCCAAGATTGCCATTGGGTCTGGTGGGGTATTGGGGAAAGGTTTGCTTGAGGGGTCTCAAACGCGTCTTGATTTTTTACCCGAGCGTCACACCGATTTCGTCTTCTCTGTGATTGGCGAAGAGCTTGGACTGTGGGGGGCTATGATTGTCATTACACTGTTTACTTATCTTCTGTACCGGGCGATTAGGATTGCCGCTCGGTGTCGCTCACGTTTTGCCTCTTATGTGGTTTTTGGAGCGTCGTCGATATTTCTACTTCAACTACTGGTTAACGTAGGCATGACCCTGGGTGTTATGCCCGTTACCGGGCTTGCCTTGCCGTTTATTAGCTATGGTGGAACATCTCTGGTACTCTCCTGGACGATTGTAGCATTGATTGTTTCAGCTGATTATCACTGGCAGGAATACTGA
- the mrdA gene encoding penicillin-binding protein 2, whose product MNKLILTTTQKEKVALALIAAVIIFLVAGLVKLQIVDHPQLAAQSENNRIRVVPITPRRGVVYDRENRRLIDNRPSYTVSVVLAEMVPDETLANVAELLGLDTLEIRRRIRKNLVNRYQPTPVKRDAAFEIIAVLEEQSFRFPGVTYQIEQVRRYPENMSSETFTGYVGEVSSEDLGRHSYPELRLGSMIGKKGLERYYDSHLRGQEGTACIEVTATGQILGQYEDRLEVSAVPGADLILTIDLDLQQACSDVLDTFCCGTIVAADPRTGEILAMTSYPSYDANIFSSVIPDSVWQDISSDSSHPLLNRPLKGLYPPGSTVKFVTVGAALEEGLVTASSTLQPCLGGYKFGNRVFHCWRPDGHGWLNAVHSIEQSCNIYMYQLGLKLGVDLLSRYYGHCGFGRATGIDLPGEEVGLNPNSTYYDQRFGPNKWTRALVMNNSIGQGEVLVTVLQLVQFVNGIINDGVVYRPHIVKNIVDANGEETTIAPEVSFRLPFTPSTLDVLCEGLRLVVEGEHGTARSLQTDQYTVGGKTGTAQNPHGENHSWFVGVAPLENPEIVVCALVENAGHGSEVAVPVVGEIIKSYMQKRLDTTDLAAASIGDKD is encoded by the coding sequence ATGAACAAGCTGATACTTACAACTACGCAGAAGGAAAAGGTCGCTTTGGCTTTGATAGCGGCCGTCATCATTTTTCTTGTAGCGGGTCTCGTTAAGCTTCAGATTGTTGATCATCCGCAATTAGCCGCCCAATCAGAGAATAACCGCATTCGAGTGGTGCCGATTACACCGCGCCGCGGAGTTGTTTACGACCGCGAGAATAGACGCCTTATCGACAATCGACCTTCGTATACAGTCTCGGTTGTATTGGCTGAAATGGTGCCCGATGAGACGCTTGCAAACGTAGCTGAGTTGCTTGGTTTGGATACTCTTGAAATTAGAAGGAGAATCAGGAAAAACCTTGTTAATCGCTACCAACCCACCCCGGTTAAGCGCGATGCAGCCTTCGAGATCATTGCGGTTCTTGAGGAGCAGAGCTTTCGTTTTCCGGGAGTAACCTACCAGATCGAACAGGTCCGTCGCTATCCTGAGAACATGAGTTCGGAAACTTTCACGGGCTATGTGGGGGAGGTGTCAAGCGAGGATCTCGGTCGCCATTCATACCCGGAGCTAAGGCTGGGCAGTATGATCGGGAAAAAGGGGTTGGAGAGATACTACGACTCCCATTTACGAGGACAGGAGGGAACCGCGTGTATCGAGGTTACGGCTACTGGACAGATTTTGGGTCAGTATGAGGATCGCCTCGAGGTCTCAGCGGTGCCGGGTGCTGATCTGATTTTGACAATTGATCTCGATTTGCAGCAGGCGTGCAGTGATGTTCTGGATACATTTTGTTGTGGGACGATTGTCGCCGCCGATCCTCGAACCGGTGAGATATTGGCAATGACTTCCTATCCCAGCTATGATGCCAATATCTTTTCATCCGTAATCCCTGATTCAGTTTGGCAGGATATCTCATCGGACTCATCACATCCTCTTCTGAACCGTCCGCTCAAAGGTCTCTATCCCCCGGGATCGACGGTCAAGTTTGTCACGGTCGGGGCGGCTCTTGAGGAAGGACTGGTCACGGCTTCGTCCACATTGCAACCTTGTTTGGGTGGGTACAAGTTCGGGAATCGTGTTTTTCATTGTTGGAGGCCTGACGGTCACGGATGGCTCAACGCGGTACATTCAATTGAACAGTCATGTAATATATACATGTATCAGCTTGGTCTCAAATTGGGAGTTGATCTTCTCTCCCGGTATTATGGTCATTGTGGCTTTGGTCGGGCAACTGGAATCGATCTGCCTGGCGAAGAAGTCGGGCTTAATCCCAACAGTACCTATTATGATCAGCGATTTGGTCCCAACAAATGGACCAGAGCCCTTGTAATGAACAACAGTATTGGCCAGGGGGAAGTACTCGTTACGGTGCTGCAGCTGGTCCAGTTTGTCAACGGGATAATAAACGATGGTGTCGTCTATCGTCCTCACATTGTGAAGAATATCGTGGACGCCAACGGAGAAGAAACTACCATAGCCCCCGAGGTGTCTTTCCGTCTGCCATTTACTCCCTCGACCCTTGACGTTCTGTGCGAGGGGCTTCGGTTGGTTGTCGAAGGGGAACACGGCACTGCACGTAGCCTGCAAACAGATCAATACACGGTAGGTGGCAAAACGGGGACGGCGCAAAACCCGCATGGCGAGAACCACTCGTGGTTTGTCGGTGTGGCACCACTGGAGAATCCGGAGATTGTTGTTTGTGCCCTGGTGGAGAACGCCGGTCACGGCTCCGAAGTGGCGGTGCCTGTAGTGGGAGAGATCATCAAGTCATACATGCAGAAGCGGCTCGACACTACCGATCTGGCGGCGGCATCGATAGGGGACAAAGACTGA